In a genomic window of Pararge aegeria chromosome 7, ilParAegt1.1, whole genome shotgun sequence:
- the LOC120625371 gene encoding chorion class A protein Ld2/Ld41-like, with product MNSFAVLLLCVQACLVQNVLSQCCGGAYGPGMAGAYGGYGAYGAYGANGAYGLAGPALAAPLTYGAAYGGEGVGDVAVAGQLPVAGTTLVAGQVPILGAVEFGGIVPAGGEVSIAGSCGCGCRGSYLY from the exons ATGAACTCCTTCGCTGTTCTCCTGCTCTGCGTCCAGGCTTGCCTGGTGCAG aATGTGCTCAGCCAGTGCTGCGGTGGAGCGTACGGCCCCGGTATGGCCGGTGCTTACGGCGGCTACGGCGCGTACGGCGCTTACGGCGCTAACGGTGCTTACGGTCTCGCTGGGCCCGCTCTTGCGGCGCCGCTGACTTACGGCGCAGCCTACGGCGGTGAAGGTGTCGGCGACGTAGCGGTTGCTGGTCAGCTGCCGGTTGCTGGTACCACCCTGGTCGCCGGTCAGGTGCCGATCCTGGGTGCCGTGGAGTTCGGAGGCATTGTGCCGGCTGGTGGCGAGGTTTCCATCGCCGGCAGCTGCGGCTGCGGGTGCAGAGGGTCCTACCTGTACTGA
- the LOC120625367 gene encoding chorion class A protein Ld2/Ld41-like: MNSFAVLLLCVQACLVQNVFSQCCGGAYGPGMAGAYGGYGAYGAYGANGAYGLAGPGLAAPFAYGAAYGGEGVGDVAVAGQLPVAGTTLVAGQVPILGAVEFGGIVPAGGEVSIAGSCGCGCRGSYLY, from the exons ATGAACTCCTTCGCTGTTCTGCTGCTCTGCGTCCAGGCTTGCTTGGTGCAG AATGTGTTCAGCCAGTGTTGCGGCGGAGCGTACGGACCCGGTATGGCCGGTGCTTACGGCGGCTACGGCGCGTACGGCGCATACGGCGCTAATGGTGCTTACGGCCTTGCCGGGCCCGGACTCGCAGCGCCGTTTGCTTACGGCGCAGCTTACGGCGGCGAAGGTGTCGGTGACGTAGCGGTGGCCGGTCAGCTCCCGGTCGCTGGTACTACCCTAGTTGCCGGACAGGTGCCAATCCTGGGCGCTGTGGAGTTCGGAGGCATCGTGCCAGCCGGCGGAGAGGTGTCCATCGCCGGCAGCTGCGGCTGCGGCTGCAGAGGATCCTACCTCTACTGA
- the LOC120625368 gene encoding chorion class B protein PC10-like produces the protein MVFKAVLFVCAQALMLQSIAGQCIGAGWGAAPYAGNWAGATFGAAGLCGAEMVATPAFSGGALPVASASAIPPNGVSVLSENAYCGELAVRGALPFLGTVGLEGALPTAGAGAVAYGCGNGEVAMLSEDIGAAGIAGAAIGPFGYGNAYGYGYNGLAGSAIGRGGCGCGRAGIY, from the exons ATGGTATTCAAAGCCGTGCTTTTCGTCTGCGCTCAGGCGCTTATGCTGCAG TCCATCGCCGGACAGTGCATCGGCGCAGGCTGGGGCGCCGCACCTTACGCTGGCAATTGGGCAGGCGCTACCTTCGGCGCTGCCGGTCTCTGCGGCGCTGAAATGGTCGCCACTCCCGCTTTCTCCGGTGGTGCTCTCCCAGTCGCCAGCGCCTCCGCCATCCCACCCAACGGAGTTTCCGTGCTGTCTGAAAACGCTTATTGCGGAGAGCTCGCCGTCCGCGGCGCTCTGCCGTTCTTGGGAACTGTGGGTCTGGAGGGCGCCCTGCCCACTGCTGGTGCTGGTGCGGTCGCGTACGGTTGCGGCAACGGAGAGGTCGCTATGTTGAGCGAGGACATTGGTGCTGCTGGTATCGCCGGTGCCGCTATCGGCCCCTTCGGTTACGGTAACGCCTACGGCTACGGCTATAATGGTCTGGCCGGATCCGCCATTGGCCGCGGGGGCTGCGGGTGCGGACGTGCCGGCATCTACTGA
- the LOC120625370 gene encoding chorion class B protein PC10-like, with translation MVFKAVLFVCAQALMLQSIAGQCIGAGWGAAPYAGNWAGAPFGTAGLCGAEMVATPAFSGGALPVASASAIPPNGVSVLSENAYCGELAVRGALPFLGTVGLEGALPTAGAGAVAYGCGNGEVAMLSEDIGAAGITGAAIGPLGYGNAYGYGYNGLAGSAIGRGGCGCGRAGIY, from the exons ATGGTATTCAAAGCCGTGCTTTTCGTCTGCGCTCAGGCGCTTATGCTGCAg TCCATCGCCGGACAGTGCATCGGCGCAGGCTGGGGCGCAGCACCTTACGCTGGCAATTGGGCAGGCGCTCCCTTCGGCACTGCCGGTCTCTGCGGCGCTGAAATGGTCGCTACTCCCGCTTTCTCCGGCGGCGCTCTCCCAGTCGCCAGCGCCTCCGCTATCCCACCCAACGGAGTTTCCGTGCTGTCTGAGAACGCTTATTGCGGAGAGCTCGCCGTCCGCGGTGCTCTGCCGTTCTTGGGAACTGTGGGTCTGGAGGGCGCCCTGCCCACTGCTGGTGCCGGTGCGGTTGCGTACGGTTGCGGCAACGGAGAGGTCGCTATGCTGAGTGAGGACATTGGTGCTGCTGGTATCACCGGTGCCGCTATCGGCCCCTTGGGTTACGGTAACGCCTACGGCTACGGCTACAATGGTCTTGCCGGATCCGCCATTGGTCGCGGGGGCTGCGGGTGCGGACGTGCCGGCATCTACTGA
- the LOC120625372 gene encoding chorion class B protein M3A5-like, protein MVFKAVLFVCAQALMLQSISGQCIGAGWGAAPYAGTWAGAPFGSAGFCGAELIATPAFSGGALPVASASAIPPNGVSVLSENAYCGELAVRGALPFLGTVGLEGALPTAGAGAVAYGCGNGEVAMLSEDIGAAGFAGAGIGPFGYGNGYGYGYNGLAGTTIDRVGCGCGRAGFY, encoded by the exons ATGGTATTCAAAGCAGTACTTTTCGTCTGCGCTCAGGCGCTTATGCTGCAG TCCATCTCCGGACAGTGCATCGGCGCCGGCTGGGGAGCTGCGCCTTACGCCGGCACTTGGGCAGGCGCTCCCTTCGGTTCTGCCGGTTTCTGCGGCGCTGAGCTGATCGCCACTCCCGCTTTCTCCGGCGGCGCTCTCCCAGTCGCCAGCGCCTCCGCTATCCCACCGAACGGAGTTTCCGTGCTGTCAGAGAATGCTTATTGCGGAGAGCTCGCCGTCCGCGGCGCTCTGCCTTTCTTGGGAACTGTGGGCCTAGAGGGCGCCCTGCCAACTGCTGGTGCTGGTGCGGTCGCGTATGGTTGCGGCAACGGAGAAGTCGCTATGTTGAGCGAAGACATTGGTGCTGCTGGTTTCGCCGGTGCCGGTATCGGCCCCTTCGGTTACGGTAACGGCTACGGATACGGCTACAATGGTCTGGCCGGAACCACCATCGACCGCGTGGGATGCGGGTGCGGACGTGCCGGCTTCTACTAA